The Clostridium botulinum genome includes a region encoding these proteins:
- a CDS encoding NUMOD4 domain-containing protein produces MNEIWKEIDGFRNIYYISNLGRVLSFKKIKNGKVMQGTIDKDGYMQVGLTNKKGKKFKKKIHRLVAKVFIPNPNNLPQVNHIDGNKLNNNINNL; encoded by the coding sequence ATGAATGAAATCTGGAAAGAAATAGATGGGTTTAGAAATATATATTATATTAGTAATTTAGGAAGGGTGTTGAGTTTTAAAAAGATTAAAAATGGTAAAGTGATGCAAGGAACTATAGATAAAGACGGTTATATGCAAGTGGGATTAACTAATAAAAAGGGTAAAAAATTCAAAAAGAAGATACATAGATTAGTGGCAAAGGTGTTTATACCTAATCCAAATAATTTACCTCAAGTAAACCATATAGATGGCAATAAATTAAACAATAATATAAACAACCTATAG
- a CDS encoding AAA family ATPase, with amino-acid sequence MAFREPRENKIGGKFLVEGLTHEGKSWFGLTFPKIGAIDSEAGLAFEEGRDIEIGGKKYNNLKFVDTTSDLDTLEEDLDAIMDGEVEIETLLIDSETKFYNTIDIGATEVEERKARANGKNVDARSKWGRVKNIVMKLQQAKITLSAQGKHIVSTAQAKEITDDKTQKVIGYKPDVHKSLPFDYDVILRFFAETDKKTNERKFYAEVLKDRTHVTKVGDIIENCTYDTWKSYFDKRNQTGSKLETNFSKDLNNSISGVLNRAEQSEQLAKEFRKLVTSEELKGESEKQQLIKNKLKELKIEVKNIELTDSKTLQELISYIKTLI; translated from the coding sequence ATGGCATTTAGAGAACCAAGAGAAAATAAAATAGGTGGGAAATTCTTAGTAGAAGGACTTACTCATGAAGGAAAATCATGGTTTGGTCTTACTTTCCCTAAAATCGGGGCTATTGATAGCGAAGCAGGTTTAGCATTTGAAGAAGGCAGAGATATTGAAATAGGTGGTAAAAAATATAATAACTTAAAATTCGTTGATACTACTAGTGATTTAGATACTTTAGAAGAAGATTTAGATGCTATCATGGATGGAGAAGTCGAAATAGAAACATTATTAATAGATTCAGAAACTAAATTTTATAATACAATTGACATTGGAGCAACAGAAGTTGAAGAAAGAAAGGCTAGAGCAAATGGAAAAAATGTAGATGCTAGAAGCAAATGGGGAAGAGTAAAAAATATAGTTATGAAATTACAACAGGCAAAAATAACATTATCTGCACAAGGCAAACATATTGTATCAACTGCACAGGCTAAAGAAATTACAGATGATAAAACTCAAAAAGTAATAGGATATAAACCTGATGTTCATAAATCTTTACCTTTTGATTATGATGTTATTTTAAGATTCTTTGCTGAAACTGATAAAAAAACAAATGAAAGAAAGTTTTATGCGGAAGTTTTAAAAGATAGAACTCATGTAACTAAGGTAGGAGATATTATTGAAAATTGTACATATGATACTTGGAAGTCTTATTTTGATAAAAGAAATCAGACGGGTTCTAAATTAGAAACAAACTTTTCAAAAGACCTTAATAATTCTATATCGGGAGTTCTAAATAGAGCAGAGCAATCAGAACAACTAGCTAAAGAATTTAGAAAACTTGTAACATCAGAAGAATTAAAAGGGGAAAGTGAGAAACAACAATTAATTAAAAATAAATTAAAAGAATTAAAAATAGAAGTTAAGAACATAGAGCTTACAGACTCAAAGACTTTACAAGAATTGATATCTTATATTAAAACTTTAAT
- a CDS encoding NUMOD1 domain-containing DNA-binding protein: MHAHKTGLCNNHYKKVVQYNLNGQFIKSYKTLREASLSLGKKKNDGAISMCCHHKIKTAYGFVWKFVD, encoded by the coding sequence ATTCATGCACATAAAACTGGCCTATGTAACAATCACTATAAAAAGGTAGTTCAATATAATTTAAATGGACAATTTATAAAATCATATAAAACATTAAGAGAGGCGTCTTTATCATTAGGTAAGAAAAAGAATGACGGAGCAATATCAATGTGTTGTCACCATAAAATAAAAACAGCTTATGGATTTGTATGGAAGTTCGTTGATTAA